The nucleotide sequence ACAATATGAAAAAGAGAAACATAATCCCTTTTTCATAAAATCTGGAAACAGTTAATACAATAGTGTTTCTCATAAAACCGCAGGCTAGCTACCGCCACACTCCCCGCGTATCAATCACCACTTTCTCCTTCAGCAACTCCCGATCAACCCCCTTAAACTCCTGGTGATCAACCAACAGCAGCAGGATATCCGCCTCACGCAAAACATCTTGAATTTCATAAAGAGGAAATTCCTCGAATCCACCCTGCACATTCGGCTCGCACGCCATCACCCGGCCAACCCCGCTTGCAATCAACTCCCGGGTAATTTCCAGCGCAGGCGACTCACGCAAATCATCGATATCGGCCTTGAATGCCAATCCCAAGCAGCCGATGACCGGGTGCTTGAACTTCTCCGCCTTACTCTTGACCTTCTCCAGCACCCAATGCGGCTTACCGTCATTCACCTGCCGCGCCATGCGGATCAGCTTCGCCTCTTCCGGTGCCGCCGACACAATGAACCAGGGATCAACGGCAATGCAGTGCCCGCCCACACCCGGCCCCGGTTGCAGAATGTTGACGCGCGGATGGCGATTGGCCAGTTCGATCAGCTCCCACACATTGATGCCCAGCCGGTCACAGATCAGCGACAACTCGTTGGCAAAGGCGATATTGACGTCCCGGAAAGAATTCTCGGTTAACTTCGCCATTTCAGCGGTGCGTGCATCCGTCACCAGCACCTGACCACTGACAAAGGATCTGTAAAACTCGGCGGTCTTTTCACGGCTGGTTTGATCGATGCCGCCAATGATGCGGTCATTCGAAACCAGTTCTTTGAGAATCTGGCCTGGCAAAACCCGCTCAGGGCAATGGGAAATCATCACTCGCGCCATTGTCTTGCCGCCTGCTGCGTTGAACAGGTCGGGGCGCTCTTCGGCGAGAATGTCGCGGATGCGCTCGGTGGTCCCTACAGGGGAGGTCGATTCCAGGATGATCATATTGTCCACTGCGACAAACGGCGCAATCGTGCGGGTCGCGGCTTCGACACAGGTCATATCCGGTGTATACCCATCTTTAAAGGGCGTTGGTACGGCAATGATAAAAATGTCGGCTTCTTCGGGGACAAGAGAAGCGCGCAGCTTACCGCTGTGCACTGCTGATTTGACCAGGATATCGAGATCGGGCTCGACAATATGAATCTCGCCCTGGTTGATCGTATCGACCGCGGCTTTGTTGATGTCAACACCGACGACGTGATGGCCTTTGGTGGCCAGCAAGGATGCCGTCGGTAGCCCAATATAACCGAGGCCCATAACCACAATTTTTTTTACATTCGATTGCATGGTTGATCCCTCAAACCGCTTCAACGGCTGAAAAAGGCATTTGACGGCCTCGTTGACTTACAGAGACCGGCATAAGTACTCGGCAATCCGCGCAGATGCCTGGCCATCGCCATAGGGATTATGGGCCCTTGCCATAGCGTCAAATGCCGTTGCATCCGACAACAATGTGGTGGCCTCAGCCACAATCCTGTCCGCATCCGTCCCGACCAGACGCACCGTCCCGGCCTGCACCGCCTCCGGCCGTTCGGTGGTATCGCGCATCACCAGTACGGGCTTGCCCAAGGATGGTGCTTCTTCCTGGACGCCACCCGAATCGGTGATAATCAAAGAGGAACGGTCCATCAAATAGACGAAGGGTAGATAGTCCTGGGGCTCGATGAGGTGAACATTCTTTACGTTGCCAAGAATCCGCCTGACGGGTTCCTGCACGTTGGGATTGAGGTGGACGGGGTAGAGGATTTCCGTATCGGGGTGAGCTTCTGAAATGGCTTTGAGGGCTTGGCAAATATGCTCGAAACCCTGGCCGAAATTCTCACGGCGGTGGCCGGTCACCAGAATCAGCCGCTTGCGCGAGTCCAGAAAGGAAAATCGCTCCGCCATTTGCCGGCGCAAAACAGGATCGGTGCGCACCAGTTCAACAACATCGAGCAACGCATCGATGACAGTGTTGCCGGTGACCAGAATGCCCTCTGCTTTCACCCCCTCAGCAAGAAGATTCTGCCGCGAGCGCTCGGTGGGCGCAAAATGATGGCGGGTGATTGCACCGGCCAAACGGCGATTCATTTCCTCGGGCCAAGGAGAATAGGCATTGCCGGTCCGCAGCCCGGCCTCGACATGCCCA is from Geoalkalibacter sp. and encodes:
- the wecC gene encoding UDP-N-acetyl-D-mannosamine dehydrogenase: MQSNVKKIVVMGLGYIGLPTASLLATKGHHVVGVDINKAAVDTINQGEIHIVEPDLDILVKSAVHSGKLRASLVPEEADIFIIAVPTPFKDGYTPDMTCVEAATRTIAPFVAVDNMIILESTSPVGTTERIRDILAEERPDLFNAAGGKTMARVMISHCPERVLPGQILKELVSNDRIIGGIDQTSREKTAEFYRSFVSGQVLVTDARTAEMAKLTENSFRDVNIAFANELSLICDRLGINVWELIELANRHPRVNILQPGPGVGGHCIAVDPWFIVSAAPEEAKLIRMARQVNDGKPHWVLEKVKSKAEKFKHPVIGCLGLAFKADIDDLRESPALEITRELIASGVGRVMACEPNVQGGFEEFPLYEIQDVLREADILLLLVDHQEFKGVDRELLKEKVVIDTRGVWR
- the wecB gene encoding non-hydrolyzing UDP-N-acetylglucosamine 2-epimerase, translated to MNKILSVFGTRPEAIKMAPVVKELAKYPEQFDSRVCVTAQHRQMLDQVLDLFGISPQYDLDIMKPGQSLTDVTCNVLQGLSPVLEEFRPDVVLVHGDTTTTMAASLAAYYQKIPVGHVEAGLRTGNAYSPWPEEMNRRLAGAITRHHFAPTERSRQNLLAEGVKAEGILVTGNTVIDALLDVVELVRTDPVLRRQMAERFSFLDSRKRLILVTGHRRENFGQGFEHICQALKAISEAHPDTEILYPVHLNPNVQEPVRRILGNVKNVHLIEPQDYLPFVYLMDRSSLIITDSGGVQEEAPSLGKPVLVMRDTTERPEAVQAGTVRLVGTDADRIVAEATTLLSDATAFDAMARAHNPYGDGQASARIAEYLCRSL